A region of Pleionea litopenaei DNA encodes the following proteins:
- a CDS encoding DUF3106 domain-containing protein, which translates to MNRLKILLITLLLTVNYAFAEQEATKIAFEQLTEKQQEQLKPYQQQWQNFSAEQQSKVLTGLQKWNQLSVQDKARVQKRFKHWQELTGQEKESLRQFFAEYKQMSPRKQRRLQRAYHHYNNLPLQQQLELRSRFRQVKPGIAPSPVVKPSIRPAVKRKEN; encoded by the coding sequence ATGAATAGACTTAAAATACTATTAATCACATTATTGCTAACAGTTAACTATGCCTTTGCTGAGCAAGAAGCAACAAAGATTGCTTTTGAACAACTCACCGAAAAGCAGCAAGAGCAATTAAAACCTTACCAACAGCAATGGCAAAATTTTTCTGCTGAGCAACAAAGCAAAGTACTGACGGGTTTGCAAAAGTGGAATCAACTGAGCGTTCAGGATAAAGCTCGCGTTCAAAAACGCTTTAAACACTGGCAAGAATTAACTGGACAAGAAAAAGAGTCATTACGGCAATTTTTTGCTGAATACAAACAGATGTCGCCCCGCAAACAGCGTCGCCTCCAACGGGCTTATCATCATTACAACAATTTACCTTTACAACAACAATTGGAGTTACGTTCTCGTTTTCGACAAGTCAAACCAGGTATTGCTCCTAGCCCGGTTGTGAAACCATCCATTCGTCCAGCGGTAAAACGAAAAGAAAACTAA